A window of Ignavibacterium sp. contains these coding sequences:
- a CDS encoding (2Fe-2S) ferredoxin domain-containing protein, producing the protein MKRFDKHIFICENQRPAGHPRGCCKDKGGSEVKELFKKRLKELGLNSSVRANTAGCLDACKYGVTVVVYPEQIWYGGVKTEDVEEIIQSHIIKDKPVERLLIKDSRFNRDE; encoded by the coding sequence ATGAAACGATTTGATAAACATATTTTCATTTGTGAAAACCAAAGACCAGCCGGACATCCCCGCGGATGTTGTAAAGATAAAGGTGGCAGTGAAGTTAAAGAATTATTCAAAAAGCGACTAAAAGAACTTGGATTAAATTCATCTGTAAGAGCAAATACTGCCGGATGTCTTGATGCGTGTAAATATGGCGTTACTGTGGTTGTTTATCCCGAGCAGATTTGGTATGGCGGAGTTAAAACAGAGGATGTTGAAGAAATAATTCAAAGTCACATTATTAAAGACAAGCCCGTTGAAAGGTTATTAATTAAAGATTCCAGATTCAACAGAGATGAGTAA
- the nth gene encoding endonuclease III — protein sequence MSNDKEKTRAKKILDALKEEYPDAKIALNFSNPFQLLIATILSAQCTDQRVNIVTKDLFKKYKSPQDFLNVSDEELEKDIYSTGFYKQKAKSIKACCKELVDKYNGKVPDNFDELVKLPGVGRKTASVVAGNAFGIPAIAVDTHVKRLSNLLGFVETDNADKIEMRLKELFLKDYWILSSHLLATHGRNICIARRPKCEQCVIAKYCPSNKLISGKK from the coding sequence ATGAGTAACGATAAAGAAAAAACGAGGGCAAAAAAAATTCTGGATGCTCTGAAAGAGGAATATCCTGATGCGAAAATTGCTCTTAACTTTTCAAATCCATTTCAACTTTTGATTGCAACAATATTATCTGCTCAATGTACAGATCAGAGAGTAAATATTGTTACAAAGGATTTATTCAAAAAGTATAAATCTCCACAAGATTTTTTGAATGTAAGTGATGAAGAATTAGAAAAAGATATTTACTCAACCGGATTTTATAAACAGAAAGCAAAAAGTATAAAAGCTTGTTGCAAGGAATTGGTTGATAAGTATAACGGAAAAGTTCCTGACAATTTTGACGAACTCGTTAAACTTCCCGGAGTCGGAAGAAAAACCGCTTCGGTAGTTGCAGGTAACGCTTTCGGCATTCCGGCAATTGCTGTTGATACTCATGTCAAAAGATTATCAAATCTTTTAGGATTTGTAGAAACTGATAATGCAGATAAAATAGAAATGAGATTAAAAGAATTATTTCTGAAAGATTACTGGATTTTATCTTCACATCTTTTAGCGACTCACGGAAGAAATATTTGCATTGCACGAAGACCAAAATGCGAGCAATGTGTAATCGCAAAATATTGTCCATCTAATAAACTTATATCAGGGAAAAAATAA
- a CDS encoding NHL repeat-containing protein, with translation MKNLFFLIILFSTISFSQKFSFEKSIGKFENASSFYIASNGFIYITDKGNDEVIQLDTLGNLLKDVGGFGWNQSQFDEPVDVFADPLSVYVTDKNNHRIQRFDRNLNFISQLYTRENDNPDERFGYPLSCVVSNQGDLYVLDSENKRIVKFDLFGNFKLQFGGIDAGEFALNNPTAMSISANGIIFIADQNFLITFDQFGNGISKINFDEQINSLEILFDKIIVTTKNKILLVKTSEESIEFYNLLLKDKSNESIVSCLLFNDKLYILTQKKILIYLSSSD, from the coding sequence ATGAAGAATTTATTTTTTTTAATAATTCTATTTTCAACCATCTCTTTCTCGCAGAAATTTTCTTTCGAGAAATCAATTGGAAAATTTGAGAATGCTTCTTCATTTTACATTGCATCAAATGGTTTTATTTATATAACAGATAAAGGAAATGATGAAGTAATTCAATTAGATACTTTGGGAAATTTACTTAAAGATGTTGGTGGATTCGGGTGGAATCAATCTCAGTTTGATGAACCTGTTGATGTATTTGCTGACCCTCTTTCAGTTTATGTAACTGATAAAAACAATCATCGCATTCAGAGATTTGACAGAAACTTAAATTTCATTTCACAACTTTACACACGCGAAAATGATAATCCGGACGAGAGGTTTGGATATCCGCTAAGTTGCGTAGTTTCTAATCAGGGTGATCTTTATGTACTTGATTCAGAAAATAAACGAATTGTGAAATTTGATTTGTTTGGAAATTTCAAATTACAATTCGGAGGCATTGATGCAGGAGAGTTTGCTTTAAATAATCCAACTGCAATGTCAATCAGTGCTAACGGGATAATCTTCATAGCAGATCAAAATTTCCTAATTACATTTGATCAGTTTGGAAATGGAATTTCTAAAATCAATTTTGATGAACAGATAAATTCATTAGAGATACTTTTCGACAAAATTATTGTAACTACAAAAAACAAAATTTTGCTCGTAAAAACCTCTGAAGAAAGTATTGAATTTTACAATTTGTTACTTAAAGATAAATCGAATGAGAGCATTGTCAGTTGTTTATTGTTCAATGATAAACTTTATATTCTTACACAAAAGAAAATTCTGATTTATCTTTCCTCTTCTGACTAA
- a CDS encoding DUF2085 domain-containing protein — MQKKKVFYLKLILLSGLILWNIGIFSPCFIGKDNLFAYHLIKFFYSPLCHQKIEKSFTCNHLQLMVCARCTGIYFGAMITAILNLLPVSVSISKRLLFYSAIPMLVDVILIHLGVYQYNKVISFITGNIFGASVFIFIFEIIKDYFVELTKEKDF, encoded by the coding sequence ATGCAAAAAAAAAAAGTTTTTTATTTAAAGTTAATTTTGCTTTCAGGACTAATTCTCTGGAACATTGGAATATTCAGTCCTTGCTTTATTGGAAAGGACAATCTTTTCGCATATCATCTGATTAAATTTTTTTATTCACCTTTATGTCATCAGAAAATCGAAAAAAGTTTTACCTGCAATCATCTGCAGTTGATGGTTTGTGCAAGATGTACAGGGATTTATTTCGGTGCAATGATTACCGCAATCTTAAATCTTTTACCTGTTTCAGTTAGCATAAGTAAACGCTTATTGTTTTATAGTGCAATTCCAATGTTGGTTGATGTGATTTTAATACATCTTGGAGTTTATCAATACAATAAAGTTATTTCATTCATCACAGGAAACATCTTCGGTGCATCAGTATTTATTTTTATCTTTGAAATAATAAAAGATTATTTTGTTGAATTAACTAAGGAAAAAGATTTTTGA
- a CDS encoding peroxiredoxin gives MKAGEIAPDFTLSDQFGKEFNLYENLKKNILLIFYPKDNTPVCSTQLRDYQINIEKFIELNVQPIAINIADVDSHKSFCEEINVNFPVLSDKEKKVSELYEAINFLGMNKRMIVLVGKDRKIKMIKKMLPINYISTDELVKEIISLRIN, from the coding sequence ATGAAAGCAGGGGAAATTGCACCGGATTTTACATTGTCTGATCAGTTCGGGAAAGAATTTAATCTTTATGAAAATCTGAAAAAAAATATTTTGCTGATATTCTATCCTAAAGACAATACCCCGGTTTGTTCTACGCAGTTAAGAGATTATCAAATTAATATTGAAAAATTTATTGAACTGAATGTTCAACCAATTGCAATAAACATTGCAGATGTTGATTCTCACAAATCATTTTGTGAAGAAATTAATGTCAATTTCCCTGTACTTAGTGATAAAGAGAAAAAAGTAAGTGAACTTTACGAAGCAATAAATTTTCTTGGTATGAACAAAAGGATGATAGTATTAGTAGGAAAGGATAGAAAAATTAAAATGATTAAAAAGATGCTACCAATAAACTACATTTCTACCGATGAACTGGTAAAAGAAATTATTTCCCTAAGAATAAACTAA
- the porV gene encoding type IX secretion system outer membrane channel protein PorV: MKIFLRIFLLSLVAISAGNVSYAQSTQTTAVPFLLISPDARGSGIGESGAGLADNSSAIFWNPAGAAFLTGTEVSLTHSNWLPQFNLDLFYDYLTYRQYFEELSGNVSASITYMNYGEFVRTGETDPTPLGTFRSFETAVTLGYATKLHTDWGLGFNFRVIHSRLSDQPTGEEQGKGVATSVSFDIGGMWRPSSLVLPLIDEDIGNRFSMGINLSNLGPKISYIDRAQADPIPTNFRLGFAYKILDDEFNSLIYTLDFQKLLVSKSTKVVPSGDTTKTVTESDDWYKAIFTAWGDKPFSEELRDVITSMGLEYVYGTPGDFLFALRTGFFYQDPNYGNRKFVTFGAGIRYDIYGFDFSYITTSVFKNGENHPLNDTLRFTVLIGWGAVPESTRGLPRGI; this comes from the coding sequence ATGAAAATATTTCTAAGGATATTCTTGCTAAGCCTGGTTGCTATTTCAGCAGGTAATGTATCCTATGCACAATCAACTCAAACAACGGCAGTTCCGTTTCTGCTCATTTCACCTGATGCAAGAGGAAGTGGAATTGGTGAATCAGGAGCAGGTTTAGCAGATAACTCATCTGCAATATTCTGGAATCCTGCCGGTGCTGCATTTTTAACAGGAACGGAAGTCAGTTTAACACATAGTAACTGGTTACCACAATTTAACCTTGATTTGTTCTATGACTATCTGACTTATCGCCAATACTTTGAAGAACTCAGCGGCAATGTTAGCGCAAGTATAACTTATATGAACTATGGAGAATTTGTAAGAACAGGTGAAACTGATCCTACTCCGCTTGGAACTTTCAGATCCTTTGAAACTGCTGTTACTTTAGGTTATGCTACCAAGCTACACACTGACTGGGGTTTGGGATTTAACTTCAGAGTAATTCACAGCAGACTTTCAGATCAGCCAACCGGTGAAGAACAGGGAAAAGGTGTTGCCACTTCTGTTAGCTTTGATATCGGTGGAATGTGGAGACCTTCCTCATTAGTTCTTCCTTTAATTGATGAAGATATTGGTAACAGATTTTCGATGGGAATAAATCTTAGCAATTTAGGTCCTAAGATTTCCTACATTGACAGAGCTCAGGCAGATCCAATTCCAACAAATTTCAGATTGGGTTTTGCTTACAAAATTCTTGATGATGAATTCAATTCATTGATTTATACTCTCGACTTTCAGAAACTTCTTGTAAGTAAATCAACTAAAGTTGTTCCATCAGGTGATACAACTAAAACAGTTACGGAATCCGATGACTGGTATAAAGCTATTTTCACTGCCTGGGGAGATAAACCTTTCAGTGAAGAGTTAAGAGATGTTATAACATCAATGGGACTTGAATATGTTTATGGAACTCCCGGAGATTTTCTTTTCGCTTTGAGGACAGGATTTTTCTATCAGGATCCTAATTATGGAAACAGAAAATTTGTTACTTTCGGTGCAGGAATACGATATGATATTTATGGATTTGATTTCAGTTACATAACTACATCTGTATTCAAAAACGGAGAGAATCACCCACTTAACGATACTCTCAGATTTACTGTATTGATCGGTTGGGGAGCAGTTCCGGAATCAACACGCGGTTTACCAAGAGGTATTTAA
- a CDS encoding HDIG domain-containing metalloprotein, translating into MENYLDRNYCLSLLKEYTQSESLLKHAFAVESCVKAYARKFGEDENYWGNVALLHDFDYEKYPTADEHPYKGAEILRSKNFPEDFIQSILSHADYTGVKRETLLQKTLFACDELAGFLTAVAYVRPSKSIDEVEVKSVKKKMKDKAFARAVSREDIIKGAEELGVDLDTHIAFCIEAMRKNKDLLGL; encoded by the coding sequence ATGGAAAATTATCTTGATCGAAATTACTGTCTATCATTATTAAAAGAATACACACAAAGTGAAAGTCTGTTAAAGCACGCATTTGCTGTTGAAAGTTGTGTAAAAGCTTATGCAAGGAAATTCGGTGAAGATGAAAATTATTGGGGGAATGTAGCTCTGCTTCACGATTTTGATTATGAAAAATATCCAACTGCAGACGAGCATCCATACAAAGGTGCTGAAATTCTCAGATCAAAAAATTTTCCTGAGGATTTTATTCAATCAATTCTTTCACACGCTGATTATACCGGAGTAAAAAGAGAAACACTTTTACAAAAAACTCTTTTTGCCTGCGATGAACTTGCAGGGTTCCTGACTGCAGTTGCTTATGTAAGACCTTCTAAAAGTATAGATGAAGTTGAAGTGAAGTCGGTTAAAAAGAAAATGAAAGATAAAGCTTTTGCAAGAGCCGTCAGCAGAGAAGATATTATCAAAGGTGCAGAAGAATTAGGAGTTGATTTAGATACTCATATAGCTTTCTGTATTGAAGCAATGAGAAAAAATAAGGATTTACTCGGTTTATGA
- a CDS encoding DUF4199 domain-containing protein: MKRYLPTFIAGFGAAVLSIVPGIKSFSCCLIVPGAAILALILDQRVNKNSERIAAGKAIMFGLMTGLFATIFITTLDVLITFITKTNDFIEALPQSESLIRELKFGPMAEESLKLMKQMAKQIQKTGFSPLYLFILFISNFITNTIFGIIGGLVGMGLLNKRKTEQ; encoded by the coding sequence TTGAAAAGATATCTTCCAACTTTTATAGCCGGTTTTGGTGCTGCAGTTCTTTCGATTGTACCCGGAATAAAGAGTTTCAGTTGTTGTTTGATTGTTCCCGGAGCTGCTATATTAGCTTTGATATTGGATCAGCGAGTTAATAAAAATTCAGAAAGAATTGCTGCAGGAAAAGCAATAATGTTCGGCTTAATGACAGGATTATTCGCAACCATATTCATTACAACATTGGATGTACTCATAACATTTATTACAAAAACAAATGATTTTATCGAAGCGCTTCCTCAATCAGAATCTCTGATCCGCGAACTTAAATTCGGACCAATGGCTGAGGAATCATTAAAGCTAATGAAACAAATGGCAAAGCAAATTCAGAAAACCGGTTTCTCACCACTTTATCTTTTTATATTGTTCATATCTAATTTCATTACCAACACAATATTCGGCATCATTGGTGGACTTGTCGGAATGGGTTTATTAAATAAAAGAAAAACGGAACAATAA
- the porU gene encoding type IX secretion system sortase PorU — translation MKSRISNLLAVLLYCSVSAFAQSDVKVINSDFNSLTISYIPQFTDTSFIKIGSENFRNVSFQFGKVLNPDEFGKPSIQKRIIPIGIPDEFGNTVEVLNYSYKEIDGSLLPIPEMVPDSVSYHLVYNRGNNYYDTEQTELVAFGESGYARDILVQNLIISPVQFDPVTNKIRLYKEITFRVNFSSAQVTSKPADDFLSGSVLNFDIARYWNKSTQRTNKINVTNSVLANGKWIRFETPEEGIYKITRTQLSSFGIDPNTVDPRTIKIYNNGGKVLPELQSAPRPNDLVENAILIVGEEDGKFDANDYILFYGRGTDFFDYDVDGKTIKRFKHPYSKSNYYWITSGGAQGKRMNRKSSLTDNPDFQQNTTVAFAFKEDDKINLGKTGRQWFGDDFSQTILQRVYMNKLDARIPTEPVKYNVRFIVGSSTNLTLTVSENGNQIYSGLLSGYGNNKYQVGRAHPLSFNYTGNIPNDLSSLTFRINPAASTSVGYLDYFEIEYKRELKTFDDFLVIYSNEVNGIIEYQLSNFSTSNISVLDVTDYANVRLVDNTNISGGNCSFRINESATQRSKYIALESGKFKTPVNPTEISNSNLRGEITGAEFIIISPKEFLDAANRLKNYRESQTVPAISTIVAEVDKIFNEFSGGLSDVSAIRDYIKYAYDNWQVKPKYVLLFGKGTYDYKNIEGFADNFVPTWQSEESLILIYNSDSYTTDDFFVRAVGDDNVIDLSAGRIPARSLAEMNSYIDKIIKYEKQSDKGPWRNLVTLVSDDGWTSSGDDTSLHTRPNEELSKFYFPQSFDFNKIYLAAYPPVITSGGRRKPEVNEKIISSINEGTVYLNYIGHGNPEVWTHEIVFEKTVSIPRLKNDRLFVLGTFTCDFGYFDIPNYQSGAEQLVLLKEYGAIAAFTSARLVFAGENEGLNKDFINRMFNTARDTMNLPITLGKGFYLTKLTNSSINDQKYVLLGDPTLRLNIPVLNSVIDSVNGQVLTSDVQIKALSKVKIDGRVVNPDNSTRTDYNGEAILTVFDSERDVPLPEISPNPNNPFTMTVQNSIIFRGRVSINNGEFSTEFYVPKDISYENKNGKINLYFFNQENDGVGFTKKIIVGGTDSTVVNDGKGPEINIFFDSEDYQSAYLVGSSPLLIVKLTDETGLNTTGTGIGHKLEGILNEQANNPIDFTNYFTSDLDAGGKSGKISYQFSRLDNGDYSIQVKAWDIFNNFSTEKSYFSVVGNEDLVVRDIYNYPNPFAGRTTFTFQQNLSEPIDVKIRIFTIAGRLIKEIEQQFISDRYVTIDWDGRDADGNELANGTYLYKLVVKTSDGKFNKSYLGKLAVIR, via the coding sequence ATGAAAAGCAGAATCTCAAATCTCCTTGCAGTTCTCTTATATTGTTCAGTTTCTGCCTTCGCTCAAAGCGATGTTAAAGTTATCAATTCTGACTTTAATTCCCTTACCATCTCTTATATTCCGCAATTTACAGATACTTCATTTATTAAAATTGGTTCAGAAAATTTCAGAAATGTTTCATTTCAGTTTGGTAAAGTTTTAAATCCTGACGAGTTTGGTAAACCTTCAATACAAAAAAGAATTATTCCCATAGGAATTCCGGATGAGTTTGGAAATACAGTTGAAGTTTTAAATTACTCTTACAAAGAAATTGATGGCTCACTTCTTCCAATTCCTGAAATGGTTCCTGATTCAGTTTCATATCATCTTGTCTATAACAGAGGCAATAATTATTACGACACAGAACAAACTGAATTGGTCGCTTTTGGTGAATCCGGTTATGCGAGAGATATACTTGTTCAGAATCTGATAATAAGTCCGGTTCAGTTCGATCCGGTAACGAACAAAATAAGACTTTACAAAGAAATAACTTTCAGAGTTAATTTTTCATCAGCACAGGTTACATCCAAACCTGCCGATGATTTTCTTTCAGGTTCGGTATTAAATTTTGATATAGCAAGATACTGGAATAAATCAACTCAAAGAACAAATAAAATAAATGTAACCAACAGTGTTCTCGCAAACGGAAAGTGGATAAGATTTGAAACTCCGGAAGAAGGCATTTATAAAATTACTCGTACTCAATTAAGCAGTTTTGGAATAGATCCGAACACAGTTGATCCGAGAACTATTAAAATTTACAACAACGGTGGTAAAGTACTTCCTGAATTACAAAGCGCTCCACGACCAAATGATTTAGTTGAAAACGCTATTCTGATTGTTGGTGAAGAGGACGGAAAGTTTGACGCTAATGATTACATACTTTTCTACGGAAGAGGAACAGACTTTTTTGACTATGATGTTGATGGTAAAACTATCAAAAGATTTAAACATCCTTACTCAAAGAGTAATTACTATTGGATTACTTCAGGTGGTGCACAAGGAAAAAGGATGAATCGAAAATCATCACTCACTGATAATCCTGATTTCCAACAGAACACTACAGTTGCTTTCGCCTTCAAAGAAGATGATAAAATAAATCTTGGCAAAACCGGAAGACAATGGTTTGGCGATGATTTCAGTCAAACAATTTTGCAGAGAGTTTATATGAATAAACTTGATGCAAGAATTCCGACTGAACCAGTCAAGTACAATGTCAGGTTTATTGTGGGTTCATCAACTAATCTTACGCTTACAGTTTCTGAAAACGGTAATCAAATTTATTCAGGGTTATTATCAGGTTATGGAAATAACAAATATCAGGTTGGACGAGCTCATCCTTTGAGTTTTAATTACACTGGAAATATTCCTAATGATTTAAGTTCATTAACTTTCAGAATTAATCCTGCAGCATCAACATCGGTAGGTTATCTTGATTACTTTGAAATTGAGTACAAAAGAGAATTAAAAACTTTTGATGACTTTCTTGTAATTTATTCTAATGAAGTCAACGGTATAATCGAATATCAGTTAAGCAACTTTTCCACTTCTAATATTTCAGTCCTTGATGTAACAGATTATGCAAATGTCAGACTTGTAGATAATACAAATATCAGTGGTGGGAATTGCTCATTCAGAATAAATGAATCTGCAACTCAAAGGTCAAAGTACATTGCGCTGGAATCAGGAAAATTTAAAACTCCTGTTAATCCAACTGAAATTTCAAACTCGAATTTAAGAGGAGAGATAACAGGTGCTGAGTTTATTATTATTTCACCGAAAGAATTTCTTGATGCTGCAAATCGTTTGAAAAACTATCGGGAGAGTCAGACTGTTCCGGCAATTTCCACTATAGTTGCTGAGGTTGATAAAATCTTTAATGAATTTTCCGGCGGTTTATCTGATGTTTCTGCAATAAGAGATTATATTAAATATGCTTATGATAATTGGCAGGTAAAACCCAAATATGTTTTGCTATTCGGAAAGGGAACTTATGATTATAAAAACATTGAAGGTTTTGCTGACAATTTTGTTCCAACCTGGCAATCAGAAGAATCACTCATACTAATTTATAATTCTGATTCATACACTACCGATGATTTTTTCGTCAGAGCCGTTGGTGATGATAATGTAATTGATCTTTCAGCAGGAAGAATACCGGCAAGAAGTTTGGCTGAAATGAACAGTTACATTGATAAAATTATTAAATACGAAAAACAATCTGATAAAGGTCCGTGGAGAAATCTTGTAACTTTGGTTTCAGATGATGGTTGGACTTCAAGCGGTGATGATACTTCTTTGCACACCAGACCAAATGAAGAACTTTCAAAATTTTATTTTCCTCAATCATTTGACTTTAATAAAATTTATCTTGCTGCTTATCCACCGGTTATTACTTCTGGCGGTAGAAGAAAACCTGAAGTAAATGAAAAAATTATTAGCTCAATTAATGAAGGCACAGTTTATCTGAATTACATCGGACACGGTAACCCGGAAGTCTGGACTCACGAAATTGTTTTTGAAAAAACTGTAAGCATTCCAAGATTAAAGAATGACAGACTGTTCGTGCTTGGTACTTTCACTTGTGATTTTGGCTATTTCGATATTCCAAATTATCAAAGTGGAGCAGAACAATTGGTGCTTCTTAAAGAATACGGAGCTATAGCTGCTTTTACCTCTGCAAGATTAGTATTTGCAGGTGAGAACGAAGGATTAAATAAAGATTTTATAAATAGAATGTTCAATACTGCCAGAGATACTATGAATTTGCCAATCACTTTAGGAAAAGGATTTTATCTCACCAAGCTGACTAACAGCTCGATCAATGATCAGAAATATGTTTTATTAGGTGATCCAACATTAAGATTAAATATTCCTGTTCTCAATTCTGTTATTGATTCTGTAAATGGTCAGGTTCTTACAAGTGATGTACAGATAAAAGCATTGAGTAAAGTAAAAATTGATGGAAGAGTGGTTAATCCTGACAATTCAACTAGAACTGATTATAATGGTGAAGCTATCCTAACAGTCTTTGATTCTGAGAGAGATGTTCCATTGCCTGAAATATCTCCCAATCCTAATAATCCGTTTACTATGACTGTTCAGAATTCAATTATATTCAGAGGAAGAGTAAGCATAAATAACGGAGAATTCTCAACAGAATTTTATGTCCCTAAAGATATTTCCTACGAAAATAAAAATGGTAAAATCAACCTTTACTTCTTCAATCAGGAAAACGATGGAGTTGGATTCACAAAGAAGATTATAGTTGGTGGAACTGATTCGACAGTTGTAAATGATGGTAAAGGTCCTGAAATAAATATCTTTTTCGATAGCGAAGATTATCAGAGTGCATATCTTGTTGGTTCAAGTCCACTGTTGATAGTGAAACTTACTGATGAAACCGGATTAAACACAACTGGAACAGGAATAGGTCATAAGCTTGAAGGAATACTAAACGAGCAGGCTAATAATCCAATTGACTTTACAAATTATTTTACCAGTGATTTGGATGCTGGTGGAAAATCAGGTAAAATTTCTTATCAATTTAGCAGACTTGATAACGGTGATTATTCAATTCAGGTTAAGGCCTGGGATATTTTCAATAATTTTTCAACTGAAAAATCTTATTTTTCAGTCGTCGGTAATGAAGATTTAGTAGTTCGAGATATTTACAACTATCCTAATCCGTTTGCAGGGAGAACAACATTCACATTCCAGCAGAATCTTTCTGAGCCAATTGATGTAAAAATAAGAATCTTTACTATTGCAGGAAGATTGATAAAAGAAATTGAACAGCAATTTATAAGCGACCGGTATGTAACAATTGACTGGGATGGAAGAGATGCTGATGGCAATGAATTGGCAAACGGAACTTATCTTTATAAACTGGTGGTAAAGACTTCTGATGGTAAGTTTAATAAATCTTATCTCGGAAAACTTGCAGTTATAAGGTAA